In Selenomonas dianae, a genomic segment contains:
- a CDS encoding CsgG/HfaB family protein gives MFKKMLGILVLIGGLMTGSVCHAGLYDNPTVAIMPFQNKVPYSWDGFGDRSGVATEALINLITDRPDVFQVIERIELQDLVDEQSLGMTGLVSPDTAAMVGNISGAEYKIFGAVTNLSAKNNTMGLGDLLGGFIGSQASVTANVTIRVVEVATGRIVLVGQGKGSSKRVSGGAATEDGIIMIGSTGVSEEMAFNAIVKATKDAVNGKEGIFTKMGVNDKKSRR, from the coding sequence ATGTTTAAGAAAATGCTGGGCATCCTCGTCCTCATCGGCGGACTGATGACGGGTTCCGTCTGCCATGCGGGACTCTATGACAATCCGACCGTGGCGATCATGCCGTTCCAGAACAAAGTGCCGTACAGCTGGGACGGTTTCGGCGACCGCTCCGGCGTTGCGACCGAGGCGCTCATCAACCTCATCACCGACCGTCCCGACGTCTTTCAGGTGATCGAGCGCATCGAGCTGCAGGATCTCGTGGATGAGCAGAGCCTCGGCATGACCGGACTCGTCTCCCCCGACACCGCCGCCATGGTCGGCAACATCAGCGGCGCGGAGTACAAGATCTTCGGCGCGGTCACCAACCTCTCGGCAAAGAATAACACGATGGGGCTCGGCGACCTCCTCGGCGGCTTTATCGGCAGTCAGGCGAGCGTCACCGCGAACGTCACCATCCGCGTCGTCGAGGTCGCAACGGGACGCATCGTCCTCGTCGGACAGGGCAAGGGCAGCTCGAAACGCGTGTCCGGCGGTGCGGCAACGGAGGACGGCATCATCATGATCGGCTCCACGGGAGTCAGTGAGGAAATGGCATTCAACGCCATCGTCAAGGCGACCAAGGATGCCGTCAACGGCAAAGAGGGCATCTTTACCAAGATGGGCGTCAACGACAAAAAGAGCCGACGCTAA